From Phalacrocorax carbo chromosome 8, bPhaCar2.1, whole genome shotgun sequence, a single genomic window includes:
- the SMIM32 gene encoding small integral membrane protein 32, producing MSQRIPPKEGCWGNEGQDTRLTVFSLLLHFYRGGNLSKNMYSELLNSTSATEAHLIIQTNTPYLSSTPRPVSSSAFYMSTARVLKEGEINKPDLVTYIILFFFLLLTVALIVLFINCQLKNSFFATLPYDRSLREARSPWRTQAV from the exons ATGAGCCAGCGCATTCCCCCAAaagaggggtgctgggggaacGAGGGCCAGGACACGAG ACTgactgttttctctctcctgcttcaCTTCTACCGTGGAGGAAATTTAAGCAAGAACATGTATAGTGAATTGCTAAATTCAACCAGTGCCACGGAAGCTCACCTAATCATTCAGACCAACACGCCCTACCTGAGCAGCACACCGAGACCCGTGAGCTCCTCCGCTTTTTACATGTCGACAGCCAGggtgttaaaagagggggaAATCAATAAGCCAGACCTGGTGACTTAcatcattctgtttttctttctgctcttgaCTGTGGCGCTCATTGTGCTCTTCATAAACTGCCAgctgaaaaattctttttttgctACTCTTCCTTACGACAGGTCGCTCAGAGAGGCGAGGAGCCCGTGGAGGACACAAGCTGTCTGA